The proteins below are encoded in one region of Chrysemys picta bellii isolate R12L10 chromosome 4, ASM1138683v2, whole genome shotgun sequence:
- the LOC135983309 gene encoding interferon-induced very large GTPase 1-like isoform X2, translating to MPESAPAGDLLAARTIEKEPEGATPSRTPAKGTCDLETSAGEKPSEIIRSKRKRLIEILQKNLELILDELLSQSIVTEEEYNTLDKTEEDPKKKIRKLLILIQKKGESSCQQFLECLEIVFPDSLIREQEVAIQQDPEQKQKDLPKERRKAFREVLSKLKLQKYESRKLRMNDVLEINSGSLKDWTPRKLRDLPWHFLRKVMALNVTARSTSFRCGAPHDQGTRVDEEEQGIDEQIFFFSDSDTKVSVNPLDLLCAVLLCSDSFLQQEILSKMSMCQFALPLLLPSLDTPKCTLMLWAMRDIVRKWRPHSLADSRGFREESLVLTAMPTISFVRMGSCSFSKSKLLNEVLSPSQQHHDFFIHQDLSSGNVPREIADGLIEISWFFPGGRKNLDLFSEPVAVTNLRGDIESHWLQFSFLTEVSSAVFIFAENITERENTLLSSLKESTTKYYFILNRQAGKSSETLAFLNKLAPVLKLKNSHMLMKDSSTNKAKFVEKLQSTIQSIMNSSPKRTGIEDMAVIARELGIQIDEDRVECQTASNCVKEITTEIKDVAYYKQEMLRLQGDLWKSLAKVEKEMCRMRRQGDIPAEKYKSQLKDKMLELRNQQNKCDLTDGLTQFIDAIQHLFPLEKHYFLKWMKFQLDHIARGNLSKLRAEYKEKCKSLGDDPKRLAELDKLISSTSLGVEHFMRELGQFYEAEHSMVKEGKILKSRRQFSHLPGIAADLMLEGFPIELIDGDASNIPLQWVTDVLTQLHAKLRGRSKMLVLTVLGVQSTGKSTLLNTMFGLQFSVSSGRCTRGAFMLLIQVTEILKKELDCDFILVIDTEGLKAPELAKLEDSYQHDNELATLVIGLSDITIVNMAMENATEMKDILQIVVHAFLRMEKIGHKPNCQFVHQNVSDVSAHEQNMRDRKHLLEQLNEMIKAAAKMEKLNKEIKFSDIMEYDLEKHNWYIPGLWHGVPPMAPVNMGYSEKVYELKRYLFEFIKNRSLKRTPKDIPQFIEWVKSLWNAVKHENFIFSFRNSLIAEAYNQLSVKYSEWEWDFRKEMHLWITEKETAIQNLSPDELEADKSQYEMQQKLLCGEQRILELLKQYFESGAANLHLIEKYREDFIRSAKSLKTELESYSFKKCKEAIHIKKGQHKIANIQAEYMKVIEGKVDTLLDQCRRKESKLENKELEMEFEKMWKETFSELSPICLQKHEIHEDIEFHLRKDLDNRGSSVNQKIQKAGSLMNYRINSFTMRTEYLDFSFTSAVKHWFTKKRSQKIEKLAEALMAQCNSYIEERVYSKADYDETYCRELLHLINEKLQQEEVKKLQTSVCFEVDLKLHILGEAAHAFQKMHEDFLKENDPQQRLEKLKPQYFSTFRDHYLEKDARQNRAKEFCDQCLKPALMDYVSKRLGLEIVDDILSSGPSIEYASRSFFQFTVQKTLLEDGNFNNYVKYILNYEKFVKAWIWRHILDYYREAEDLEDLEEEILSTIIKKVRDALEKAKDESVTTVSAFLNNFCKVLKKDLVISKDSLVGIQFKNTADPDQFSTFIQTFLPDLQKQILAELKDLEIKSKLSLLPLKPQDEIFKRVFGCGKQCPFCKVPCEAGGGDHKEHFASVHRPQGLGRYQNLVTEKLTYSLCSSDVVSNTEFRNSDTDWKDHPYKDYRQYYPHWRIQPDPSITASDYWKFVFKEFNQQFAKEYGAKPANLPADWQKITKEQALESLKEAFTMK from the exons GACTTGTGATTTAGAAACATCTGCTGGTGAAAAACCCTCAGAGATTATACGCAGCAAAAGAAAAAGGTTAATTGAAATTCTTCAAAAAAACCTAGAACTCATCTTGGATGAATTACTCTCCCAATCCATTGTCACAGAGGAGGAGTACAATACCTTGGATAAAACAGAGGAGGATCCCaagaagaaaataagaaaatTGTTGATTCTGATACAGAAAAAGGGGGAATCATCCTGCCAGCAATTTCTGGAGTGTTTAGAAATTGTATTTCCAG ATTCTTTAATTCGGGAGCAAGAAGTTGCTATTCAGCAAGACCCAGAACAAAAGCAAAAAGACCTTCCCAAAG AGAGAAGAAAAGCATTCAGAGAAGTTCTTTCCAAGTTAAAATTACAGAAGTATGAAAGCAGAAAGCTCAGGATGAATGATGTCCTGGAAATCAACTCAGGAAGTTTAAAGGACTGGACTCCTCGAAAATTAAGAGATTTACCATGGCATTTCCTGAGGAAGGTCATGGCTTTGAATGTGACAGCCAGAAGCACAAGCTTTAGATGTGGGGCACCTCATGATCAAGGAACCAGGGTGGATGAGGAGGAACAAGGTATCGATGAacaaattttcttttttagtgacTCTGACACTAAAGTCTCTGTGAATCCACTTGATCTTCTCTGTGCCGTTCTGCtttgttcagacagcttcctacagcaggagatcctgtccaaaatgtccatgtgccagtttgccctccctctgctgTTACCTTCTCTCGACacccccaagtgcaccctaatGCTGTGGGCCATGAGGGACATTGTGAGGAAGTGGAGGCCACACTCCCTGGCAGacagcagagggttcagagaggagagcctggtgctcacagcaatgccaaccatttcctttgtgcggatggggagctgcagcttctccaagtccaaactcctcaatgaggttctcagcccctcccagcagcaccatgATTTCTTTATCCATCAGGATTTGTCATCTGGGAACGTCCCTCGTGAAATCGCAGATGGGTTGATAGAAATTTCCTGGTTTTTCCctggtgggaggaagaatttgGATCTTTTCTCAGAACCTGTGGCAGTTACAAATCTACGTGGAGACATTGAATCGCACTGGCTGCAGTTTAGCTTTTTAACAGAGGTCTCCTCAGCTGTGTTCATATTTGCTGAAAACATCACTGAAAGGGAGAACACTCTATTATCATCTTTGAAAGAATCCACAACTAAATACTACTTCATTCTCAACCGCCAGGCTGGGAAATCCAGTGAAACTCTGGCATTCCTTAACAAATTAGCCCCTGTGCTGAAACTGAAAAATTCACATATGCTGATGAAAGATAGCAGCACAAATAAAGCAAAATTTGTGGAAAAGCTGCAGTCCACCATACAAAGCATAATGAACTCTTCTCCCAAGAGGACAGGTATAGAAGATATGGCTGTGATAGCGCGTGAACTAGGAATCCAAATAGATGAAGACCGTGTGGAATGTCAGACTGCGAGCAACTGCGTTAAAGAAATCACCACAGAAATAAAGGATGTGGCATATTACAAACAAGAAATGCTGAGGCTCCAAGGGGACTTATGGAAAAGCCTGGCTAAAGTGGAAAAAGAAATGTGCCGAATGAGAAGGCAGGGGGATATCCCTGCTGAGAAATATAAATCTCAGCTGAAAGATAAAATGTTGGAATTACGTAACCAACAGAATAAATGTGACCTTACTGATGGTTTGACTCAATTCATTGATGCAATACAACATCTATTTCCATTAGAAAAACATTATTTCCTGAAATGGATGAAATTTCAGCTGGATCACATTGCTAGGGGGAATCTTTCTAAACTACGGGCTGAATACAAAGAGAAATGCAAGTCTTTAGGAGATGACCCCAAACGGCTggcagaactagataaattaatatcTTCCACGTCTTTAGGGGTTGAGCATTTCATGCGTGAGTTGGGGCAGTTTTATGAGGCTGAACACTCAATGGTTAAAGAAGGCAAAATTCTAAAAAGTAGAAGACAATTCAGCCATCTCCCAGGCATAGCAGCTGACCTGATGCTGGAAGGGTTTCCTATTGAGCTGATTGATGGAGATGCATCCAACATCCCACTGCAGTGGGTGACAGATGTTCTGACCCAGCTCCATGCCAAGCTCAGGGGAAGGTCCAAAATGCTGGTTCTAACAGTGCTGGgagtgcagagcactgggaaatccaCCCTCCTCAACACCATGTTCGGCCTGCAGTTTTCAGTGAGCAGTGGCCGATGTACACGAGGAGCCTTCATGTTGCTCATTCAAGTTACAGAGATCTTAAAAAAGGAACTGGACTGTGATTTCATCTTGGTGATAGACACAGAAGGCTTGAAAGCCCCTGAATTGGCCAAGCTGGAGGACAGTTATCAACATGACAATGAGCTGGCCACACTGGTGATTGGACTGAGTGACATAACCATTGTTAACATGGCCATGGAGAACGCCACCGAAATGAAGGATATTCTGCAAATTGTGGTCCATGCATTTCTCAGAATGGAAAAAATAGGGCATAAGCCAAACTGCCAGTTTGTGCATCAGAACGTCAGTGATGTGTCTGCACATGAACAAAACATGAGGGACAGGAAACACCTCCTGGAGCAGCTGAATGAAATGATCAAAGCTGCAGCAAAGATGGAAAAACTAAACAAGGAAATAAAATTTTCTGATATCATGGAGtatgatctggaaaaacacaATTGGTACATCCCTGGGCTGTGGCATGGAGTCCCTCCCATGGCTCCGGTGAATATGGGATACAGTGAAAAAGTGTATGAGTTAAAGAGGTATCTGTTTGAATTCATAAAGAACCGTTCACTTAAAAGAACCCCCAAGGACATTCCACAGTTTATTGAATGGGTCAAGAGTCTGTGGAATGCTGTCAAACATGAGAACTTCATCTTCAGCTTTAGAAACAGCCTCATAGCTGAAGCCTATAACCAGCTGTCTGTGAAATATTCTGAGTGGGAATGGGATTTCCGCAAGGAAATGCACCTCTGGATAACTGAAAAAGAAACTGCCATTCAGAATCTTTCTCCTGATGAACTAGAAGCTGATAAGTCACAATATGAAATGCAACAGAAACTACTGTGTGGAGAACAGAGAATTCTGgagcttttaaaacaatattttgaaagcGGGGCAGCAAATCTGCATCTGATAGAAAAGTACAGGGAAGATTTTATCAGAAGTGCAAAGAGCCTGAAAACTGAGCTGGAAAGTTATTCATTTAAGAAATGTAAGGAAGCCATTCACATTAAAAAAGGCCAGCACAAGATAGCCAATATCCAGGCTGAGTACATGAAAGTAATTGAAGGGAAAGTGGACACGCTTTTAGACCAATGCAGGAGAAAAGAAAGTAAGTTGGAAAATAAAGAATTGGAAATGGAATTTGAAAAAATGTGGAAAGAAACATTTTCAGAATTATCGCCCATTTGTTTACAGAAACATGAAATTCATGAAGATATAGAGTTCCATCTGAGAAAAGACCTGGATAACAGAGGGAGTTCTGTCAATCAGAAGATACAAAAAGCAGGAAGCTTGATGAATTATAGAATTAACTCTTTCACAATGAGAACTGAATATTTAGACTTTTCATTTACCTCAGCTGTGAAACATTGGTTTACAAAAAAACGGTCACAGAAAATAGAAAAACTTGCTGAAGCCTTGATGGCCCAATGTAATAGTTACATTGAAGAGAGAGTCTATTCCAAGGCAGACTATGATGAAACCTATTGCAGAGAATTGTTGCATTTGATCAATGAGAAACTTCAACAGGAGGAAGTGAAAAAACTGCAGACTTCTGTTTGCTTTGAAGTTGATCTGAAACTTCACATTTTGGGGGAAGCCGCTCATGCATTTCAGAAGATGCATGAAGATTTTCTCAAGGAAAATGATCCTCAGCAACGACTGGAGAAGCTGAAACCTCAGTATTTCTCTACATTTAGAGACCATTACTTGGAAAAAGATGCCCGACAAAATAGAGCCAAGGAGTTCTGTGATCAGTGTCTCAAACCTGCCTTAATGGATTATGTTAGCAAAAGACTCGGACTGGAAATAGTGGATGACATTCTCAGCAGCGGACCGTCTATTGAATATGCCAGCCGGAGCTTTTTCCAGTTCACTGTGCAGAAGACGCTGTTAGAAGATGGGAACTTCAACAACTATGTGAAATACATTCTCAACTATGAAAAGTTTGTCAAAGCTTGGATATGGAGGCACATATTAGATTACTACAGAGAGGCTGAGGATTTGGAAGATCTGGAGGAAGAAATTCTATCCACGATAATAAAGAAAGTCAGGGATGCTCTGGAGAAAGCCAAAGATGAAAGTGTTACGACAGTCTCAGCCTTTCTAAACaacttttgtaaagtgctgaaGAAGGACCTAGTCATTTCCAAGGATAGCTTGGTGGGGATACAGTTTAAAAACACAGCAGATCCAGATCAATTTTCTACTTTTATTCAAACCTTCCTTCCTGATCTTCAGAAACAAATACTAGCTGAATTGAAAGATTTGGAAATTAAATCAAAGCTCTCCCTTCTGCCACTGAAGCCCCAGGATGAAATCTTCAAGCGAGtgtttggctgtgggaagcagtgtccGTTCTGTAAAGTCCCCTGCGAAGCAGGAGGAGGGGATCATAAGGAGCATTTTGCATCAGTACATCGTCCTCAAGGGCTAGGAAGATACCAAAATCTGGTAACAGAAAAGCTTACCTATTCTCTATGTTCTTCTGATGTGGTTTCCAACACTGAATTTAGAAATTCAGACACAGATTGGAAGGATCATCCTTATAAAGATTATCGTCAATATTACCCGCACTGGCGCATTCAGCCAGATCCTAGCATTACTGCTTCTGATTACTGGAAATTTGTTTTTAAGGAGTTCAATCAACAGTTTGCTAAGGAGTATGGTGCTAAACCAGCCAATCTCCCAGCAGACTGGCAAAAAATAACCAAAGAACAGGCTCTGGAGAGCCTAAAGGAAGCATTTACTATGAAATAA